Proteins from one Gallus gallus isolate bGalGal1 chromosome 17, bGalGal1.mat.broiler.GRCg7b, whole genome shotgun sequence genomic window:
- the AKNA gene encoding microtubule organization protein AKNA isoform X3 yields the protein MGSSSPWLRWTQSELGSQEPKCWEEEEEEDDEEEDFERHMDENGVIGLGAAAAELSDPQDSGSEWGQEAAGSPIWGDGEDLDVGSPAEPCWYAQQDLTEEEEEEEEEQGSSEEDERPEGPWGTESDGDPHAETPLKAPGTTTDGGGTSGPSDSSPVPTTPPRQRRGWGRARDPNQSPQTPQQPKPSWLSPSPRRRTDTKKPKDPTDICPYGRGRLNHPLPDLSKVEARVKVGQSYRPPPSRALPARSRPHGGPLVPKSPAEIVREVLLSSGEGAPPRPSAPPGVPQELRSPRQATALVQQLQDDYHKLLTKYAEAENTIDQLRLGAKVNLYADPPCASRSAHAGTMSGGCRVMAFSIPRASAAAISTAPNPQLPVGGAPAPQPAEHGRASSQPCSPRSPLGGCPTCVGPCCCAGPRLTQTLAEQTRKFQAQVDSFEAWIRAGSSVPQEQLQDALERAYLEAREEQSLGDTGNFDPERTVEGDIFCLGMRLEELKERLERAAPGSPAVTEGLPGTGETVGDSGAVGLPRPLRHKQLQAEEDFGDLLQQYQRLKSLPASLSLEQLSLTGSAALEEAGGTAAGDNGPGGVLSGAQSLEEGTDLETSPSPPPQRKAVPLPHAEPPHPQGTHGRLSPVTTSLPPTTSRLPLAFPEPLPSRAAPSRHSSGAGSTATQRRALKPCHQEQRMVSPETDSGFIGSESSRVSLLARTPERRPLGSGMRGVLEPPVPAPVHPQKKEAPLLPPRKALRGPYPTPGHGPPPGNSVPPSTPSPSSSPVRWAGSQGSELGPEGDGGHSDSEGGDRSCTSGHPPSGTPASPSPALVHCDLLGSRMERDRAIRALQDEVWRLRLRLEESLHRSHSYPEGRAPHTPKGRRQPAASRASFLQDSAPVGEHSPTARGRATAGGSRGRWASLPRDGTPPDLTSRSDRSPRARGDSRPGAAPSAHKRPRSPPGAASLRGQQAAERREPEPVGTAHGRADTASAGAQHRVAPPRGEPSAAPCPRCHPDRTAAGAPSVDATRPQHSSTPRSPERCPTCRAPRGDADRAAHAQRSTDGATPPEPRGRPQAVQPEQPAGCWYLAGGPPVAYLAPVPVVPYAPSLLYRPPAAPTSAPHHSRSPPLSDLEEDLDRSLSAAVAAARRARVTSRRLGRVLAAELGRARAVRGSCLF from the exons ATGGGCAGCTCCTCGCCCTGGCTGCGCTGGACGCAATCGGAGCTGGGCAGCCAGGAGCCCaagtgctgggaggaggaggaggaggaggacgacgAGGAGGAAGACTTTGAGAGGCACATGGATGAGAACGGTGTCattgggctgggggctgccgcTGCAGAGCTCAGCGACCCACAGGACTCAGGCTCTGAGTGGGGACAGGAGGCGGCTGGGAGCCCAATATGGG gggaCGGCGAGGACCTGGATGTGGGGTCCCCGGCAGAGCCATGCTGGTATGCACAGCAGGACCtgacagaggaggaggaggaggaggaagaagagcaggGCAGCTCTGAGGAGGACGAGAGGCCAGAGGGACCCTGGGGAACAGAGAGCGATGGGGACCCCCATGCTGAGACCCCCCTGAAAGCCCCGGGTACCACCACGGATGGCGGCGGCACCTCGGGGCCTTCAGACTCCAGTCCCGTCCCCACCACCCCCCCACGCCAGCGCCGGGGCTGGGGCAGAGCCAGAGACCCCAACCAGAGCCCCCAAACCCCGCAGCAGCCCAAACCCAGCTGGCTGTCCCCGAGCCCCCGCCGTCGCACCGACACCAAAAAGCCAAAGGATCCCACAGACATCTGCCCATACGGCCGAGGGCGGCTCAACCACCCCCTGCCCGACCTCTCCAAGGTGGAAGCACGGGTGAAGGTGGGGCAGAGCTACCGCCCCCCACCCAGCCGGGCCCTGCCTGCCCGCTCCAGGCCCCATGGAGGTCCCCTTGTCCCCAAATCCCCTGCTGAAATCGTCCgggaggtgctgctgagcagtggggAGGGGGCCCCACCGCGGCCCTCTGCCCCCCCCGGAGTGCCACAGGAGCTCCGCTCCCCCAGGCAGGCCACCGCGCTGGTGCAGCAACTGCAG GACGACTACCACAAGCTGCTGACCAAGTATGCCGAGGCCGAAAACACCATTGACCAGCTGAGGCTGGGGGCCAAG GTGAACCTGTACGCCGACCCGCCGTGTGCCAGCCGCAGCGCCCACGCCGGCACCATGAGTGGTGGCTGCAGGGTGATGGCCTTCAGCATCCCACGGGCCAGCgctgcagccatcagcacagccccaaaCCCGCAGCTCCCCGTGGGTGGAG CTCCAGCGCCACAACCAGCAGAGCACGGCAGGGCATCATCACAGCCCTGCTCGCCTCgctcccccctggggggctgccccacatGTGTGGGGccgtgctgctgtgcagggccACGGCTCACACAGACGCTGGCAGAGCAGACCCGCAAGTTTCAAGCGCAG GTGGATTCCTTTGAAGCCTGGATCCGGGCAGGGAGCTCTGTGCcacaggagcagctccag GATGCACTGGAGAGGGCGTATCTGGAGGCACGGGAGGAGCAGAGCCTTGGGGACACAGGGAACTTCGACCCGGAGCG CACAGTGGAAGGGGACATCTTCTGCCTGGGGATGCgcctggaggagctgaaggagcGCCTGGAGCGGGCGGCACCAGGGAGCCCTGCGGTGACAGAGGGTCTCCCCGGCACAGGGGAGACAGTGGGGGacagtggggcagtggggctgccccgACCCCTACGGCACAAGCAGCTCCAAGCAGAGGAGGACTTTGGGgatctgctgcagca GTACCAGCGCCTCAAGTCGCTGCCGGCATCACTGAGCCTGGAGCAGCTGAGCCTGACGGGGAGCGCAGCACTGGAGGAGGCGGGTGGCACCGCGGCGGGGGACAACGGCCCCGGGGGGGTCCTCAGTGGGGCACAGTCACTGGAGGAGGGCACCGACCTCGAGACCTCCCCCTC cccccccccgcAGAGGAAAGCAGTGCCGCTGCCCCACGCTGAGCCCCCACACCCGCAGGGGACCCACGGCCGCCTGTCCCCTGTCACCACCTCGCTGCCACCAACCACCTCCAGGCTTCCGCTGGCGTTCCCTGAGCCTTTGCCATCACGCGCAGCCCCATCCCGccacagcagtggggcagggagcaCAGCCACTCAGCGCCGTGCCCTTAAGCCCTGCCACCAG GAGCAGCGCATGGTGTCTCCGGAGACAGACAGTGGCTTCATTGGCTCGGAGAGCAGCCGGGTGTCCCTGTTGGCACGCACCCCTGAGCGTCGGCCACTGGGCTCTGG GATGCGTGGCGTGCTGGAACCCCCCGTCCCCGCTCCCGTCCATCCGCAGAAGAAGGAAGCTCCATTGCTGCCCCCCAGGAAGGCGCTGAGGGGTCCCTACCCAACCCCTGGGCACGGCCCCCCCCCAGGCAACAGCgtgccccccagcaccccctcGCCAAGCAGCTCCCCAGTGCGCTGGGCTGGCAGCCAGGGCAGTGAGCTGGGACCTGAGGGTGATGGTG GTCACTCTGACTCAGAAGGAGGAGACAGGAGCTGCACCAGTGGGCACCCCCCCAGTGGGACACCCGCCTCGCCATCCCCAGCTCTGGTTCACTGCGACCTGCTGGGGTCCCGTATGGAGCGAGA CCGGGCCATCCGTGCGCTGCAGGACGAGGTGTGGCGACTGCGCCTGCGGCTGGAGGAGAGCCTGCACCGGTCCCACAGCTACCCCGAGGGGAGagccccccacacccccaagGGCAGGAGGCAGCCGGCGGCCAGCAGAGCTTCATTCCTCCAGGactcagcacctgtggg GGAGCACAGCCCCACCGCACGGGGCAGGGCGACCGCGGGCGGCTCCAGGGGCAGATGGGCATCGCTGCCACGGGATGGGACACCGCCGGACCTCA cctcccgGTCGGACCGCTCGCCGCGTGCGCGCGGTGACAGCCGTCCCGGAGCCGCTCCGTCCGCGCACAAACGCCCTCGCAGCCCTCCCGGTGCGGCGTCACTGCGGGgacagcaggcagctgagcGCCGGGAACCCGAGCCCGTGGGTACCGCACACGGCCGCGCCGACACCGCGTCCGCGGGGGCGCAGCACCGCGTGGCACCGCCCCGTGGGGAGCCGAGCGCCGCGCCGTGCCCCCGCTGCCACCCCGACAGGACGGCGGCGG GTGCCCCATCAGTCGATGCCACGCGGccgcagcacagcagcacccccCGGAGCCCCGAGCGCTGCCCCACGTGCCGGGCACCCCGCGGTGACGCGGACAGAGCCGCGCACG CGCAACGCAGCACCGACGGCGCCACCCCGCCGGAGCCCCGCGGCCGTCCGCAGGCCGTGCAGCCGGAGCAGCCCGCAGGGTGTTGGTACCTGGCGGGGGGGCCTCCCGTCGCCTACCTCGCCCCCGTCCCCGTGGTGCCTTACGCGCCCTCACTGCT GTACCGCCCCCCAGCCGCACCTacctcagccccacaccacTCCCGGTCCCCACCGCTCTCAGACCTGGAGGAGGACCTGGACCGCTCCCTGAGcgcagcagtggcagcagcgCGCCGTGCCCGCGTCACCTCGCGGCGGCTGGGCcgtgtgctggcagcagagctgggccgGGCGCGGGCAGTGCGGGGCTCCTGCCTCTTCTAA
- the AKNA gene encoding microtubule organization protein AKNA isoform X1 — protein MGSSSPWLRWTQSELGSQEPKCWEEEEEEDDEEEDFERHMDENGVIGLGAAAAELSDPQDSGSEWGQEAAGSPIWGDGEDLDVGSPAEPCWYAQQDLTEEEEEEEEEQGSSEEDERPEGPWGTESDGDPHAETPLKAPGTTTDGGGTSGPSDSSPVPTTPPRQRRGWGRARDPNQSPQTPQQPKPSWLSPSPRRRTDTKKPKDPTDICPYGRGRLNHPLPDLSKVEARVKVGQSYRPPPSRALPARSRPHGGPLVPKSPAEIVREVLLSSGEGAPPRPSAPPGVPQELRSPRQATALVQQLQDDYHKLLTKYAEAENTIDQLRLGAKVNLYADPPCASRSAHAGTMSGGCRVMAFSIPRASAAAISTAPNPQLPVGGAPAPQPAEHGRASSQPCSPRSPLGGCPTCVGPCCCAGPRLTQTLAEQTRKFQAQVDSFEAWIRAGSSVPQEQLQWFQRLRDTQDALERAYLEAREEQSLGDTGNFDPERTVEGDIFCLGMRLEELKERLERAAPGSPAVTEGLPGTGETVGDSGAVGLPRPLRHKQLQAEEDFGDLLQQYQRLKSLPASLSLEQLSLTGSAALEEAGGTAAGDNGPGGVLSGAQSLEEGTDLETSPSPPPQRKAVPLPHAEPPHPQGTHGRLSPVTTSLPPTTSRLPLAFPEPLPSRAAPSRHSSGAGSTATQRRALKPCHQEQRMVSPETDSGFIGSESSRVSLLARTPERRPLGSGMRGVLEPPVPAPVHPQKKEAPLLPPRKALRGPYPTPGHGPPPGNSVPPSTPSPSSSPVRWAGSQGSELGPEGDGGHSDSEGGDRSCTSGHPPSGTPASPSPALVHCDLLGSRMERDRAIRALQDEVWRLRLRLEESLHRSHSYPEGRAPHTPKGRRQPAASRASFLQDSAPVGEHSPTARGRATAGGSRGRWASLPRDGTPPDLTSRSDRSPRARGDSRPGAAPSAHKRPRSPPGAASLRGQQAAERREPEPVGTAHGRADTASAGAQHRVAPPRGEPSAAPCPRCHPDRTAAGAPSVDATRPQHSSTPRSPERCPTCRAPRGDADRAAHAQRSTDGATPPEPRGRPQAVQPEQPAGCWYLAGGPPVAYLAPVPVVPYAPSLLYRPPAAPTSAPHHSRSPPLSDLEEDLDRSLSAAVAAARRARVTSRRLGRVLAAELGRARAVRGSCLF, from the exons ATGGGCAGCTCCTCGCCCTGGCTGCGCTGGACGCAATCGGAGCTGGGCAGCCAGGAGCCCaagtgctgggaggaggaggaggaggaggacgacgAGGAGGAAGACTTTGAGAGGCACATGGATGAGAACGGTGTCattgggctgggggctgccgcTGCAGAGCTCAGCGACCCACAGGACTCAGGCTCTGAGTGGGGACAGGAGGCGGCTGGGAGCCCAATATGGG gggaCGGCGAGGACCTGGATGTGGGGTCCCCGGCAGAGCCATGCTGGTATGCACAGCAGGACCtgacagaggaggaggaggaggaggaagaagagcaggGCAGCTCTGAGGAGGACGAGAGGCCAGAGGGACCCTGGGGAACAGAGAGCGATGGGGACCCCCATGCTGAGACCCCCCTGAAAGCCCCGGGTACCACCACGGATGGCGGCGGCACCTCGGGGCCTTCAGACTCCAGTCCCGTCCCCACCACCCCCCCACGCCAGCGCCGGGGCTGGGGCAGAGCCAGAGACCCCAACCAGAGCCCCCAAACCCCGCAGCAGCCCAAACCCAGCTGGCTGTCCCCGAGCCCCCGCCGTCGCACCGACACCAAAAAGCCAAAGGATCCCACAGACATCTGCCCATACGGCCGAGGGCGGCTCAACCACCCCCTGCCCGACCTCTCCAAGGTGGAAGCACGGGTGAAGGTGGGGCAGAGCTACCGCCCCCCACCCAGCCGGGCCCTGCCTGCCCGCTCCAGGCCCCATGGAGGTCCCCTTGTCCCCAAATCCCCTGCTGAAATCGTCCgggaggtgctgctgagcagtggggAGGGGGCCCCACCGCGGCCCTCTGCCCCCCCCGGAGTGCCACAGGAGCTCCGCTCCCCCAGGCAGGCCACCGCGCTGGTGCAGCAACTGCAG GACGACTACCACAAGCTGCTGACCAAGTATGCCGAGGCCGAAAACACCATTGACCAGCTGAGGCTGGGGGCCAAG GTGAACCTGTACGCCGACCCGCCGTGTGCCAGCCGCAGCGCCCACGCCGGCACCATGAGTGGTGGCTGCAGGGTGATGGCCTTCAGCATCCCACGGGCCAGCgctgcagccatcagcacagccccaaaCCCGCAGCTCCCCGTGGGTGGAG CTCCAGCGCCACAACCAGCAGAGCACGGCAGGGCATCATCACAGCCCTGCTCGCCTCgctcccccctggggggctgccccacatGTGTGGGGccgtgctgctgtgcagggccACGGCTCACACAGACGCTGGCAGAGCAGACCCGCAAGTTTCAAGCGCAG GTGGATTCCTTTGAAGCCTGGATCCGGGCAGGGAGCTCTGTGCcacaggagcagctccag TGGTTCCAGAGGCTGCGGGATACACAGGATGCACTGGAGAGGGCGTATCTGGAGGCACGGGAGGAGCAGAGCCTTGGGGACACAGGGAACTTCGACCCGGAGCG CACAGTGGAAGGGGACATCTTCTGCCTGGGGATGCgcctggaggagctgaaggagcGCCTGGAGCGGGCGGCACCAGGGAGCCCTGCGGTGACAGAGGGTCTCCCCGGCACAGGGGAGACAGTGGGGGacagtggggcagtggggctgccccgACCCCTACGGCACAAGCAGCTCCAAGCAGAGGAGGACTTTGGGgatctgctgcagca GTACCAGCGCCTCAAGTCGCTGCCGGCATCACTGAGCCTGGAGCAGCTGAGCCTGACGGGGAGCGCAGCACTGGAGGAGGCGGGTGGCACCGCGGCGGGGGACAACGGCCCCGGGGGGGTCCTCAGTGGGGCACAGTCACTGGAGGAGGGCACCGACCTCGAGACCTCCCCCTC cccccccccgcAGAGGAAAGCAGTGCCGCTGCCCCACGCTGAGCCCCCACACCCGCAGGGGACCCACGGCCGCCTGTCCCCTGTCACCACCTCGCTGCCACCAACCACCTCCAGGCTTCCGCTGGCGTTCCCTGAGCCTTTGCCATCACGCGCAGCCCCATCCCGccacagcagtggggcagggagcaCAGCCACTCAGCGCCGTGCCCTTAAGCCCTGCCACCAG GAGCAGCGCATGGTGTCTCCGGAGACAGACAGTGGCTTCATTGGCTCGGAGAGCAGCCGGGTGTCCCTGTTGGCACGCACCCCTGAGCGTCGGCCACTGGGCTCTGG GATGCGTGGCGTGCTGGAACCCCCCGTCCCCGCTCCCGTCCATCCGCAGAAGAAGGAAGCTCCATTGCTGCCCCCCAGGAAGGCGCTGAGGGGTCCCTACCCAACCCCTGGGCACGGCCCCCCCCCAGGCAACAGCgtgccccccagcaccccctcGCCAAGCAGCTCCCCAGTGCGCTGGGCTGGCAGCCAGGGCAGTGAGCTGGGACCTGAGGGTGATGGTG GTCACTCTGACTCAGAAGGAGGAGACAGGAGCTGCACCAGTGGGCACCCCCCCAGTGGGACACCCGCCTCGCCATCCCCAGCTCTGGTTCACTGCGACCTGCTGGGGTCCCGTATGGAGCGAGA CCGGGCCATCCGTGCGCTGCAGGACGAGGTGTGGCGACTGCGCCTGCGGCTGGAGGAGAGCCTGCACCGGTCCCACAGCTACCCCGAGGGGAGagccccccacacccccaagGGCAGGAGGCAGCCGGCGGCCAGCAGAGCTTCATTCCTCCAGGactcagcacctgtggg GGAGCACAGCCCCACCGCACGGGGCAGGGCGACCGCGGGCGGCTCCAGGGGCAGATGGGCATCGCTGCCACGGGATGGGACACCGCCGGACCTCA cctcccgGTCGGACCGCTCGCCGCGTGCGCGCGGTGACAGCCGTCCCGGAGCCGCTCCGTCCGCGCACAAACGCCCTCGCAGCCCTCCCGGTGCGGCGTCACTGCGGGgacagcaggcagctgagcGCCGGGAACCCGAGCCCGTGGGTACCGCACACGGCCGCGCCGACACCGCGTCCGCGGGGGCGCAGCACCGCGTGGCACCGCCCCGTGGGGAGCCGAGCGCCGCGCCGTGCCCCCGCTGCCACCCCGACAGGACGGCGGCGG GTGCCCCATCAGTCGATGCCACGCGGccgcagcacagcagcacccccCGGAGCCCCGAGCGCTGCCCCACGTGCCGGGCACCCCGCGGTGACGCGGACAGAGCCGCGCACG CGCAACGCAGCACCGACGGCGCCACCCCGCCGGAGCCCCGCGGCCGTCCGCAGGCCGTGCAGCCGGAGCAGCCCGCAGGGTGTTGGTACCTGGCGGGGGGGCCTCCCGTCGCCTACCTCGCCCCCGTCCCCGTGGTGCCTTACGCGCCCTCACTGCT GTACCGCCCCCCAGCCGCACCTacctcagccccacaccacTCCCGGTCCCCACCGCTCTCAGACCTGGAGGAGGACCTGGACCGCTCCCTGAGcgcagcagtggcagcagcgCGCCGTGCCCGCGTCACCTCGCGGCGGCTGGGCcgtgtgctggcagcagagctgggccgGGCGCGGGCAGTGCGGGGCTCCTGCCTCTTCTAA
- the AKNA gene encoding microtubule organization protein AKNA isoform X2 encodes MGSSSPWLRWTQSELGSQEPKCWEEEEEEDDEEEDFERHMDENGVIGLGAAAAELSDPQDSGSEWGQEAAGSPIWGDGEDLDVGSPAEPCWYAQQDLTEEEEEEEEEQGSSEEDERPEGPWGTESDGDPHAETPLKAPGTTTDGGGTSGPSDSSPVPTTPPRQRRGWGRARDPNQSPQTPQQPKPSWLSPSPRRRTDTKKPKDPTDICPYGRGRLNHPLPDLSKVEARVKVGQSYRPPPSRALPARSRPHGGPLVPKSPAEIVREVLLSSGEGAPPRPSAPPGVPQELRSPRQATALVQQLQDDYHKLLTKYAEAENTIDQLRLGAKVNLYADPPCASRSAHAGTMSGGCRVMAFSIPRASAAAISTAPNPQLPVGGAPAPQPAEHGRASSQPCSPRSPLGGCPTCVGPCCCAGPRLTQTLAEQTRKFQAQVDSFEAWIRAGSSVPQEQLQWFQRLRDTQDALERAYLEAREEQSLGDTGNFDPERTVEGDIFCLGMRLEELKERLERAAPGSPAVTEGLPGTGETVGDSGAVGLPRPLRHKQLQAEEDFGDLLQQYQRLKSLPASLSLEQLSLTGSAALEEAGGTAAGDNGPGGVLSGAQSLEEGTDLETSPSPPPQRKAVPLPHAEPPHPQGTHGRLSPVTTSLPPTTSRLPLAFPEPLPSRAAPSRHSSGAGSTATQRRALKPCHQEQRMVSPETDSGFIGSESSRVSLLARTPERRPLGSGMRGVLEPPVPAPVHPQKKEAPLLPPRKALRGPYPTPGHGPPPGNSVPPSTPSPSSSPVRWAGSQGSELGPEGDGHSDSEGGDRSCTSGHPPSGTPASPSPALVHCDLLGSRMERDRAIRALQDEVWRLRLRLEESLHRSHSYPEGRAPHTPKGRRQPAASRASFLQDSAPVGEHSPTARGRATAGGSRGRWASLPRDGTPPDLTSRSDRSPRARGDSRPGAAPSAHKRPRSPPGAASLRGQQAAERREPEPVGTAHGRADTASAGAQHRVAPPRGEPSAAPCPRCHPDRTAAGAPSVDATRPQHSSTPRSPERCPTCRAPRGDADRAAHAQRSTDGATPPEPRGRPQAVQPEQPAGCWYLAGGPPVAYLAPVPVVPYAPSLLYRPPAAPTSAPHHSRSPPLSDLEEDLDRSLSAAVAAARRARVTSRRLGRVLAAELGRARAVRGSCLF; translated from the exons ATGGGCAGCTCCTCGCCCTGGCTGCGCTGGACGCAATCGGAGCTGGGCAGCCAGGAGCCCaagtgctgggaggaggaggaggaggaggacgacgAGGAGGAAGACTTTGAGAGGCACATGGATGAGAACGGTGTCattgggctgggggctgccgcTGCAGAGCTCAGCGACCCACAGGACTCAGGCTCTGAGTGGGGACAGGAGGCGGCTGGGAGCCCAATATGGG gggaCGGCGAGGACCTGGATGTGGGGTCCCCGGCAGAGCCATGCTGGTATGCACAGCAGGACCtgacagaggaggaggaggaggaggaagaagagcaggGCAGCTCTGAGGAGGACGAGAGGCCAGAGGGACCCTGGGGAACAGAGAGCGATGGGGACCCCCATGCTGAGACCCCCCTGAAAGCCCCGGGTACCACCACGGATGGCGGCGGCACCTCGGGGCCTTCAGACTCCAGTCCCGTCCCCACCACCCCCCCACGCCAGCGCCGGGGCTGGGGCAGAGCCAGAGACCCCAACCAGAGCCCCCAAACCCCGCAGCAGCCCAAACCCAGCTGGCTGTCCCCGAGCCCCCGCCGTCGCACCGACACCAAAAAGCCAAAGGATCCCACAGACATCTGCCCATACGGCCGAGGGCGGCTCAACCACCCCCTGCCCGACCTCTCCAAGGTGGAAGCACGGGTGAAGGTGGGGCAGAGCTACCGCCCCCCACCCAGCCGGGCCCTGCCTGCCCGCTCCAGGCCCCATGGAGGTCCCCTTGTCCCCAAATCCCCTGCTGAAATCGTCCgggaggtgctgctgagcagtggggAGGGGGCCCCACCGCGGCCCTCTGCCCCCCCCGGAGTGCCACAGGAGCTCCGCTCCCCCAGGCAGGCCACCGCGCTGGTGCAGCAACTGCAG GACGACTACCACAAGCTGCTGACCAAGTATGCCGAGGCCGAAAACACCATTGACCAGCTGAGGCTGGGGGCCAAG GTGAACCTGTACGCCGACCCGCCGTGTGCCAGCCGCAGCGCCCACGCCGGCACCATGAGTGGTGGCTGCAGGGTGATGGCCTTCAGCATCCCACGGGCCAGCgctgcagccatcagcacagccccaaaCCCGCAGCTCCCCGTGGGTGGAG CTCCAGCGCCACAACCAGCAGAGCACGGCAGGGCATCATCACAGCCCTGCTCGCCTCgctcccccctggggggctgccccacatGTGTGGGGccgtgctgctgtgcagggccACGGCTCACACAGACGCTGGCAGAGCAGACCCGCAAGTTTCAAGCGCAG GTGGATTCCTTTGAAGCCTGGATCCGGGCAGGGAGCTCTGTGCcacaggagcagctccag TGGTTCCAGAGGCTGCGGGATACACAGGATGCACTGGAGAGGGCGTATCTGGAGGCACGGGAGGAGCAGAGCCTTGGGGACACAGGGAACTTCGACCCGGAGCG CACAGTGGAAGGGGACATCTTCTGCCTGGGGATGCgcctggaggagctgaaggagcGCCTGGAGCGGGCGGCACCAGGGAGCCCTGCGGTGACAGAGGGTCTCCCCGGCACAGGGGAGACAGTGGGGGacagtggggcagtggggctgccccgACCCCTACGGCACAAGCAGCTCCAAGCAGAGGAGGACTTTGGGgatctgctgcagca GTACCAGCGCCTCAAGTCGCTGCCGGCATCACTGAGCCTGGAGCAGCTGAGCCTGACGGGGAGCGCAGCACTGGAGGAGGCGGGTGGCACCGCGGCGGGGGACAACGGCCCCGGGGGGGTCCTCAGTGGGGCACAGTCACTGGAGGAGGGCACCGACCTCGAGACCTCCCCCTC cccccccccgcAGAGGAAAGCAGTGCCGCTGCCCCACGCTGAGCCCCCACACCCGCAGGGGACCCACGGCCGCCTGTCCCCTGTCACCACCTCGCTGCCACCAACCACCTCCAGGCTTCCGCTGGCGTTCCCTGAGCCTTTGCCATCACGCGCAGCCCCATCCCGccacagcagtggggcagggagcaCAGCCACTCAGCGCCGTGCCCTTAAGCCCTGCCACCAG GAGCAGCGCATGGTGTCTCCGGAGACAGACAGTGGCTTCATTGGCTCGGAGAGCAGCCGGGTGTCCCTGTTGGCACGCACCCCTGAGCGTCGGCCACTGGGCTCTGG GATGCGTGGCGTGCTGGAACCCCCCGTCCCCGCTCCCGTCCATCCGCAGAAGAAGGAAGCTCCATTGCTGCCCCCCAGGAAGGCGCTGAGGGGTCCCTACCCAACCCCTGGGCACGGCCCCCCCCCAGGCAACAGCgtgccccccagcaccccctcGCCAAGCAGCTCCCCAGTGCGCTGGGCTGGCAGCCAGGGCAGTGAGCTGGGACCTGAGGGTGATG GTCACTCTGACTCAGAAGGAGGAGACAGGAGCTGCACCAGTGGGCACCCCCCCAGTGGGACACCCGCCTCGCCATCCCCAGCTCTGGTTCACTGCGACCTGCTGGGGTCCCGTATGGAGCGAGA CCGGGCCATCCGTGCGCTGCAGGACGAGGTGTGGCGACTGCGCCTGCGGCTGGAGGAGAGCCTGCACCGGTCCCACAGCTACCCCGAGGGGAGagccccccacacccccaagGGCAGGAGGCAGCCGGCGGCCAGCAGAGCTTCATTCCTCCAGGactcagcacctgtggg GGAGCACAGCCCCACCGCACGGGGCAGGGCGACCGCGGGCGGCTCCAGGGGCAGATGGGCATCGCTGCCACGGGATGGGACACCGCCGGACCTCA cctcccgGTCGGACCGCTCGCCGCGTGCGCGCGGTGACAGCCGTCCCGGAGCCGCTCCGTCCGCGCACAAACGCCCTCGCAGCCCTCCCGGTGCGGCGTCACTGCGGGgacagcaggcagctgagcGCCGGGAACCCGAGCCCGTGGGTACCGCACACGGCCGCGCCGACACCGCGTCCGCGGGGGCGCAGCACCGCGTGGCACCGCCCCGTGGGGAGCCGAGCGCCGCGCCGTGCCCCCGCTGCCACCCCGACAGGACGGCGGCGG GTGCCCCATCAGTCGATGCCACGCGGccgcagcacagcagcacccccCGGAGCCCCGAGCGCTGCCCCACGTGCCGGGCACCCCGCGGTGACGCGGACAGAGCCGCGCACG CGCAACGCAGCACCGACGGCGCCACCCCGCCGGAGCCCCGCGGCCGTCCGCAGGCCGTGCAGCCGGAGCAGCCCGCAGGGTGTTGGTACCTGGCGGGGGGGCCTCCCGTCGCCTACCTCGCCCCCGTCCCCGTGGTGCCTTACGCGCCCTCACTGCT GTACCGCCCCCCAGCCGCACCTacctcagccccacaccacTCCCGGTCCCCACCGCTCTCAGACCTGGAGGAGGACCTGGACCGCTCCCTGAGcgcagcagtggcagcagcgCGCCGTGCCCGCGTCACCTCGCGGCGGCTGGGCcgtgtgctggcagcagagctgggccgGGCGCGGGCAGTGCGGGGCTCCTGCCTCTTCTAA